One Setaria viridis chromosome 3, Setaria_viridis_v4.0, whole genome shotgun sequence DNA window includes the following coding sequences:
- the LOC117850147 gene encoding E3 ubiquitin-protein ligase PUB23 yields the protein MEEVEVPCYFLCPISLQMMRDPVTLPSGITYDRDGIERWLLTAGTCPLTKQPVPADCEPTPNHTLRRLIQSWSALHAADGVERVPTPKPPTDRARVSALVSRIGATATSRSTATQEILTALRELRDVAAESERSRKLVAAVPGAVDVLAAVFVASAATKSQSVAVCDDALEIISSLQLSEQCLARVIFEANEALVDALVSVLQRSNTASRARAALLLQNVTAAMSPSRLVSLSEQVFREVVQLIRDKVSKAATKAALHVLVGATLWGRNRVKAVDAGAVVVLVDMLLDAPERRACELALGALDRLCGCAEGRAELVAHGAGVAAVGGKAVRVSDVATDKAVRVLRSVARHAAKAAVVQEMAQTGVVGTLCAVALSEHYGERTRERAQEILRRHAMSWRTSPCLHHHLRAMYPC from the coding sequence atggaggaggtggaggtgcctTGCTACTTCTTGTGCCCCATCTCGCTGCAGATGATGCGCGACCCCGTGACGCTCCCCAGCGGCATCACCTACGACCGCGACGGCATCGAGCGGTGGCTCCTCACCGCCGGCACCTGCCCGCTCACCAAGCAGCCCGTGCCGGCCGACTGCGAGCCCACGCCCAACCACACGCTGCGCCGCCTCATCCAGTCCTGGAGCGCGCTCCacgccgccgacggcgtcgAGCGCGTCCCCACGCCCAAGCCCCCCACCGACCGCGCCCGTGTTTCCGCCCTGGTCTCGCGGatcggcgccaccgccaccagcagGTCAACGGCGACGCAAGAGATCCTCACCGCGCTGCGCGAGCTCAGGGACGTGGCGGCCGAGAGCGAGCGGAGCAGGAAGCTCGTCGCTGCTGTTCCCGGCGCGGTTGACGTTTTGGCCGCTGTGTTCGTCGCGTCGGCGGCGACAAAGTCACAAAGTGTTGCCGTCTGCGACGATGCGCTCGAGATCATCTCCTCGCTCCAGCTCTCGGAGCAGTGCCTGGCCCGTGTCATCTTCGAGGCGAACGAGGCGCTCGTCGACGCGCTCGTCTCCGTTCTGCAACGATCCAACACGGCGTccagggcgcgcgcggcgctgcTTCTGCAGAACGTGACGGCCGCCATGTCGCCGAGCAGGCTCGTGTCCCTGTCGGAGCAGGTGTTCCGGGAAGTGGTGCAGCTGATCCGCGACAAAGTATCCAAGGCCGCGACCAAGGCGGCGCTGCACGTGCTCGTGGGCGCGACGTTGTGGGGCCGCAACCGCGTCAAGGCGGTGGACGCcggcgcggtggtggtgctcgTGGACATGCTCCTGGACGCGCCGGAGCGGCGCGCGTGCGAGCTGGCGCTGGGCGCGCTGGACCGGCTGTGCGGGTGCGCGGAGGGGCGCGCCGAGCTGGTGGCgcacggcgccggcgtggcggcCGTGGGCGGGAAGGCCGTTAGGGTGTCGGACGTGGCCACCGATAAGGCGGTGCGGGTGCTGCGGTCGGTGGCGAGGCACGCGGccaaggcggcggtggtgcaggagATGGCGCAGACCGGCGTCGTGGGCACGCTTTGCGCGGTGGCGCTGTCGGAGCACTACGGGGAGAGGACGAGGGAGCGAGCGCAGGAGATTCTCCGGCGGCATGCCATGTCGTGGAGGACCTCGCCGTgcctgcaccaccacctccgggCCATGTACCCTTGCTAA
- the LOC117850146 gene encoding E3 ubiquitin-protein ligase PUB23 — protein sequence MEEETQPKVEVPCYFLCPISLQMMRDPVTLPSGITYDRDGIERWLLTAGTCPLTKQPVPADCEPTPNHTLRRLIQSWSALHAAAGVERVPTPKPPIDRARVAELVSRIAATSRPTAPQELLAALRELRDVVAESERNRKLVAAVPAAVDVLATVFVASAATKAESVAVCDEALEIISSLQLSEQCLARVIFETNEALVDALVSVLQRSNTASRAHAALILQNVTAAMSPSRLVSLPEQVFGEVVQLIRDEVSKAATKAALHVLVGTTSWGRNRVKAVDAGAVPVLVDILLDAPQRRACELALGALDRLCGCAEGRAALLAHGAGVATVGWKAFRVSDVATDKAVRVLRSVARHAATPAVVQEMAHTGVVGTLCAVALSEYCAERTRERARETLRRHARAWRTSPCLHHHLQAMYPC from the coding sequence ATGGAGGAGGAGACGCAGCCGAAGGTGGAGGTGCCTTGCTACTTCTTGTGCCCCATCTCCCTGCAGATGATGCGCGACCCCGTGACTCTCCCCAGCGGCATCACCTACGATCGCGACGGCATCGAGCGGTGGCTGCTCACCGCCGGCACCTGCCCGCTCACCAAGCAGCCCGTGCCGGCCGACTGCGAGCCCACGCCCAACCACACGCTGCGCCGCCTCATCCAGTCGTGGAGcgcgctccacgccgccgcgggcgtCGAGCGCGTCCCGACGCCCAAGCCCCCCATCGACCGCGCCCGTGTCGCCGAGCTGGTCTCGCGGATCGCCGCCACCAGCAGGCCAACGGCGCCGCAAGagctcctcgccgcgctgcgCGAGCTCAGGGACGTGGTGGCCGAGAGCGAGAGGAACCGGaagctcgtcgccgccgtccccgccgcggtGGACGTTTTGGCGACCGTGTTCGTCGCGTCGGCGGCGACAAAGGCGGAAAGCGTTGCCGTCTGTGACGAGGCGCTCGAGATCATCTCCTCGCTCCAGCTCTCGGAACAGTGCCTGGCCCGTGTCATCTTCGAGACGAACGAGGCGCTCGTCGATGCGCTCGTCTCCGTTCTGCAGCGATCCAACACGGCGTCCAGGGCGCACGCGGCGCTGATTCTCCAGAACGTTACGGCCGCCATGTCGCCGAGCAGGCTCGTGTCCCTGCCGGAGCAGGTGTTCGGGGAGGTGGTGCAGCTGATCCGCGACGAGGTATCCAAGGCTGCGACCAAGGCGGCGCTGCACGTGCTCGTGGGCACGACGTCGTGGGGCCGCAACCGCGTCAAGGCGGTGGACGCCGGCGCGGTGCCGGTGCTCGTGGACATACTCCTGGACGCGCCGCAGCGGCGCGCGTGCGAGCTGGCGCTGGGCGCGCTGGACAGGCTGTGCGGGTGCGCGGAGGGTCGCGCCGCGCTGTTGGCgcacggcgccggcgtggcGACCGTCGGCTGGAAGGCCTTTAGGGTGTCGGACGTGGCCACCGACAAGGCGGTGCGGGTGCTGCGGTCGGTGGCGAGGCACGCGGCCACgccggcggtggtgcaggagATGGCGCACACCGGCGTCGTGGGAACGCTCTGCGCGGTGGCGCTGTCGGAGTACTGCGCCGAGAGGACGAGGGAGCGGGCACGGGAGACGCTCCGGCGGCATGCCAGGGCCTGGAGGACCTCGCCTTGCCTGCATCACCACCTCCAGGCCATGTACCCTTGCTAA
- the LOC117850145 gene encoding pentatricopeptide repeat-containing protein At4g13650: protein MHDHLAALLRSGGGGGRRAQSVHGAAIKLGCIASTFLCNNILLAYLRHPVPVDARKLFDEMPRRNVVSWSVLISGSARLGALAEAFALFSDMLRGAGRGNWERPDSFVLGGLAAGCAHARDISAGAQVHACAVKFGVDEDESVAAALVDMYAKCGWVDLSWRAFTLAPQRSVVSWTSMIACLVNQGSYGYHDTALVLFKKMLVLKVWPTNATFSCILKVFDVPELLPVGMQVHGCLLKMGTEVDTALGSALMTMYGRCGGVDEIARLASRIRHDSFSRTSLLGAYARNGYNVEAVGVFREMIVENMTIDQSAMTSLLQVCSSIGHLRMAREVHCYALKTFFMLDTVLLNATITVYSRCGDITAAETVFNLMGKKDIISWTALLTCYAQNGLAQEVLVFFREMLRRGLGSPVFCITGVLRACSTTSNLAAGLQIHSRALKLGIDDDTSVENALVTLYASCGSVQIAWKIFNSMSNRGIISWNSLLTSFSQHGNEVAAIQLFDMMQEAGVCPDDFTFAGLLSSCSRMGHVSQGCVYFKQMKEKYNMEPKMVHYTCMVDLFARAGRFSDAMDFIDAMPCEPDQIVWEALLASCKVHGNVELGRIAARKILEIRPEDPSPYIILSSIHASVDMWDEKAWNRSVFDTQRARKNVGRSWIGAQELSENIFDALQVGVT, encoded by the coding sequence ATGCACGACcacctcgccgccctcctccgcagcggcggcggcggtggccgccgcgcgCAATCCGTTCATGGCGCGGCCATCAAGCTCGGATGCATTGCCTCCACCTTCCTCTGCAACAACATCCTCCTTGCCTACCTCCGCCACCCCGTCCCCGTGGACGCCCGCAagctgttcgacgaaatgccgcGCCGCAACGTCGTGTCCTGGTCCGTCCTCATCTCCGGCTCCGCCCGCCTCGGAGCCCTCGCGGAGGCGTTTGCTCTGTTCTCCGACATGCTCCGCGGTGCGGGGCGGGGAAACTGGGAGCGCCCGGACTCGTTCGTGCTCGGGGGCCTGGCCGCCGGGTGCGCCCACGCAAGAGACATTTCCGCGGGCGCGCAGGTGCACGCCTGTGCGGTCAAGTTTGGCGTCGACGAGGACGAGAGCGTTGCGGCGGCATTGGTGGACATGTACGCCAAGTGCGGCTGGGTGGACTTGTCATGGCGGGCATTCACGTTGGCGCCGCAGCGAAGTGTAGTGAGCTGGACGAGCATGATTGCCTGTCTGGTCAACCAAGGTTCGTATGGTTACCATGATACTGCGCTTGTGCTGTTCAAGAAAATGCTGGTACTGAAGGTTTGGCCTACCAATGCGACGTTTTCTTGCATCCTCAAGGTGTTTGATGTGCCTGAGTTGCTACCTGTTGGAATGCAAGTTCATGGCTGCTTGCTGAAGATGGGGACCGAAGTAGACACTGCTTTAGGGAGCGCCCTGATGACAATGTATGGCAGATGTGGCGGAGTTGATGAGATAGCTAGGTTGGCTTCTCGTATAAGGCATGATTCATTTTCAAGGACTTCCCTGCTTGGAGCGTATGCACGGAATGGATACAATGTGGAGGCCGTTGGGGTTTTCAGGGAGATGATAGTGGAAAATATGACAATCGACCAGTCTGCTATGACTAGTTTGCTGCAGGTCTGTTCATCCATTGGACACCTGAGAATGGCTAGGGAGGTACATTGTTATGCTTTAAAAACTTTCTTCATGTTGGATACTGTACTGCTGAATGCTACCATCACTGTTTATAGCAGATGTGGTGATATCACTGCTGCTGAAACGGTATTTAATCTAATGGGAAAAAAGGACATCATATCATGGACAGCATTGTTAACCTGCTATGCTCAAAACGGTCTTGCTCAAGAGGTACTCGTGTTCTTTAGGGAGATGCTTCGGAGAGGGTTAGGATCTCCAGTATTTTGCATCACTGGTGTGCTACGAGCCTGTTCTACCACCTCAAATCTTGCTGCTGGGTTGCAAATCCATTCAAGGGCTCTGAAGCTAGGTATCGATGATGATACTTCTGTGGAGAATGCACTTGTCACCCTGTATGCCAGTTGTGGAAGTGTTCAGATTGCATGGAAGATATTTAACTCAATGAGCAATAGAGGCATCATCTCGTGGAATTCACTACTCACAAGTTTTTCACAGCATGGCAATGAGGTTGCAGCCATTCAGCTATTTGATATGATGCAAGAAGCGGGGGTCTGCCCTGACGATTTCACTTTTGCTGGCCTGCTGTCATCTTGCAGCCGGATGGGCCATGTATCACAGGGTTGTGTGTACTTCAAAcaaatgaaggaaaaatacaACATGGAGCCCAAGATGGTGCATTATACCTGCATGGTTGATCTATTTGCTCGTGCTGGAAGATTCTCTGATGCAATGGACTTCATTGATGCCATGCCTTGTGAACCAGACCAAATAGTGTGGGAAGCTTTGTTAGCTTCATGTAAGGTTCATGGTAATGTGGAGTTAGGAAGAATAGCAGCTAGGAAGATTCTAGAAATTAGACCAGAGGATCCTTCACCGTACATTATATTGTCAAGCATTCATGCTTCGGTTGACATGTGGGATGAGAAAGCCTGGAACCGCAGTGTGTTTGATACCCAGCGAGCAAGAAAGAATGTTGGTCGTAGTTGGATTGGTGCACAAGAATTATCAGAGAATATTTTTGATGCGTTACAAGTTGGAGTAACATAA